A window of the Cannabis sativa cultivar Pink pepper isolate KNU-18-1 chromosome X, ASM2916894v1, whole genome shotgun sequence genome harbors these coding sequences:
- the LOC133031804 gene encoding probable LRR receptor-like serine/threonine-protein kinase At4g36180: MASTATFWFFLVAYFMAFTWAQTKLSSDTLLETRALTSFKLALHDPAGALDGWISSTPSAPCDWRGVLCYGHRVRELRLPRLHLGGRISHRLSDLRQLRKLSLHSNNFNGTIPPSLSQCALLRAVYLQDNSLSGDLPPFLLNLTNLQVLNLARNFFSGKISGYGISPSLRYIDLSSNGFSGDIPMNFSSISQLQLLNLSFNRFTGEVPATIGELQELEYLFLDSNQLYGTLPSAISNCTSLVHLSAEDNGLRGLIPATMGTIPNLKVLSLSRNNLSGLVPISLLCRVAVNGSSLEIIKLGFNAFTGMVKPPNGWCSSSLLEILDLKENHIRGVFPSWLTNLTTLRSMDLSGNSFSGPLSVQIGNLVRLEELRLSNNSLVGEVPVEIVQCSLLKVLDLEDNMFSGQIPSVLGGLRNLKMLSMGGNSFSGTIPVSLGKLLELETLNLSNNNLTGNVPEEVMQMGNLTTLNLSNNKLGAQVLTDIGSLSNLQVLNLSNCGFTGRFPASIGNLMKLSTLDLSKQKLSGQLPIEIFGLPGLQVVALQENHLSGDVPEGFSSLVSLKHLNLSSNFFTGDIPTTYGFLRSLNVLSLAINKISGVIPEEITNCSELQVLELRSNGFVGNIPGDVSKLSHLKKLDLGQNRLFGEIPDEISKCSYLTSLLLDENQLSGPIPSSLSKLSSLTDLDLSSNRLTGIIPENITLIPGLKHLNLSHNNLQGEIPKPLSSRFNDQTVYAMNPGLCGKPLDKECESVRRRKRRKLIVLIGVSVVGACLVGFCCCGYIFSLLRWRKKLREGILAGGKKRSPARASSGGERGRGSGENGGPKLVMFNTKITLAETLEATRQFDEENVLSRGKYGLVFKASFQDGMVLSIRRLADGFLDEGGYRKEAELLGKVKHRNLTVLRGYYAGPPDVRLLVYDYMPNGNLATLLQEASHQDGHVLNWPMRHLIALGIARGLAFLHSLSMVHGDIKPQNVLFDADFEAHISEFGLDRLTISTPAEGASSSSTPVGSLGYVSPEAALTGRATKEADVYSFGIVLLEILTGRKPVMFTQDEDIVKWVKKQLQRGQISELLEPGLLEIDPESTEWEEFLLGVKVGLLCTAPDPLDRPSMADIVFMLEGCRVGAEIPSSADPTSLPSPA; encoded by the coding sequence ATGGCGTCAACGGCtactttttggttttttttagtGGCTTACTTCATGGCCTTTACTTGGGCTCAAACTAAACTAAGTTCAGATACATTGTTAGAAACAAGAGCTTTAACCTCTTTCAAACTTGCCCTTCATGACCCGGCTGGAGCTTTGGATGGTTGGATTTCGTCTACGCCATCCGCTCCCTGTGACTGGCGTGGGGTCCTCTGTTATGGTCACCGAGTTCGTGAGCTCAGATTGCCTCGTCTCCACCTCGGTGGCCGAATCAGTCACAGACTCTCTGATTTACGCCAGCTTCGGAAGCTGAGTCTACATTCCAACAACTTCAATGGCACAATCCCACCTTCTCTTTCCCAGTGTGCACTCTTACGAGCTGTTTATCTTCAGGACAACTCACTGTCCGGCGATTTACCTCCATTTCTTCTCAATCTCACCAACCTTCAAGTCCTCAACCTTGCCCGGAATTTTTTCTCCGGCAAAATATCCGGCTACGGCATTTCGCCGAGCCTTCGATACATCGACCTATCATCTAATGGGTTCTCTGGCGACATTCCAATGAACTTTTCATCTATCTCTCAGCTTCAGCTTCTCAACTTGTCGTTCAACCGGTTCACCGGAGAGGTTCCGGCCACCATTGGAGAGCTTCAGGAGCTCGAATATCTGTTTTTGGACTCTAACCAGTTGTACGGAACACTTCCTTCGGCCATATCCAACTGTACCTCGCTTGTTCATCTAAGCGCCGAAGACAACGGTCTCCGAGGTTTGATTCCGGCGACCATGGGAACGATTCCTAACCTTAAAGTTCTCTCCTTGTCGAGAAACAACCTCTCAGGTTTGGTTCCTATTTCCCTGCTCTGTCGCGTCGCTGTCAATGGGTCTTCTCTGGAGATCATTAAGCTAGGATTTAATGCTTTCACGGGGATGGTCAAGCCGCCAAATGGATGGTGTTCTTCGAGTCTTTTGGAGATTTTAGACCTTAAAGAGAATCACATAAGAGGCGTGTTCCCATCTTGGTTGACTAATTTGACGACTTTAAGGTCAATGGATCTTTCTGGAAACTCTTTTTCTGGCCCATTATCGGTGCAGATTGGAAACCTTGTCCGGCTGGAAGAGCTACGTTTATCAAACAACTCATTAGTTGGAGAAGTTCCTGTTGAGATTGTACAATGTAGTTTGTTAAAAGTTCTTGACCTTGAAGATAACATGTTTTCGGGTCAGATCCCTTCAGTTTTGGGAGGACTGAGGAACTTGAAAATGTTGTCAATGGGTGGAAACTCATTTTCTGGTACCATTCCTGTCAGTCTTGGAAAGCTTTTGGAGCTTGAAACGTTGAATCTGAGCAACAACAATCTGACTGGAAATGTCCCGGAGGAGGTCATGCAGATGGGTAATTTGACTACATTGAACCTCAGCAACAACAAGTTGGGTGCACAAGTTTTGACTGATATTGGGAGCTTGAGCAATTTGCAGGTTTTGAATTTGAGCAACTGTGGTTTTACAGGAAGATTTCCTGCGAGTATTGGAAACTTAATGAAGCTTTCTACACTAGATTTGAGTAAACAAAAACTCTCTGGGCAGTTGCCAATTGAGATCTTTGGGTTGCCAGGCCTACAGGTAGTTGCTCTCCAAGAAAATCATCTCTCTGGTGATGTACCCGAAGGTTTTAGCAGTTTGGTCAGTCTGAAACATCTAAACCTCTCATCCAATTTCTTTACTGGTGATATTCCCACCACCTATGGATTTCTGCGGTCATTGAACGTCTTATCCTTAGCAATTAACAAAATTTCAGGTGTTATCCCAGAAGAGATTACTAATTGTTCTGAACTACAAGTCCTCGAGCTTCGTTCGAATGGCTTTGTGGGCAATATTCCTGGTGATGTCTCTAAACTCTCCCATCTGAAGAAGCTTGATTTGGGTCAAAATAGATTGTTTGGTGAAATCCCAGATGAGATCTCTAAGTGTTCCTATCTAACTTCTCTTTTGTTAGATGAGAATCAACTTTCAGGCCCCATACCGAGCTCATTGTCCAAATTATCCAGCCTCACAGACTTAGACCTGTCCTCCAACCGATTGACTGGAATCATACCAGAGAATATCACTCTCATTCCTGGCTTGAAACATTTAAATCTCTCCCATAACAATCTCCAAGGCGAGATTCCAAAACCTCTAAGCTCTCGATTCAATGATCAAACTGTATACGCCATGAACCCGGGACTATGTGGGAAGCCACTGGATAAAGAATGTGAAAGTGTTAGGAGAAGAAAAAGGAGAAAACTGATTGTTTTAATTGGTGTCTCTGTAGTGGGAGCTTGCCTAGTGGGATTCTGCTGTTGTGGCTACATCTTTAGCCTACTGCGTTGGCGTAAAAAGCTTAGAGAAGGAATACTTGCAGGAGGAAAGAAGAGGAGCCCTGCTCGAGCAAGCTCAGGAGGGGAAAGAGGTCGAGGAAGTGGAGAAAATGGAGGGCCTAAACTAGTTATGTTCAATACCAAAATCACGTTGGCAGAGACATTGGAGGCCACAAGACAATTCGATGAGGAAAACGTTTTGAGCAGAGGCAAATACGGGCTCGTATTCAAGGCCTCATTCCAGGATGGAATGGTGCTCTCTATACGCCGCCTTGCAGACGGTTTCCTAGACGAAGGAGGATACCGAAAAGAAGCCGAGTTGCTCGGAAAGGTTAAGCACCGGAATCTCACAGTTCTAAGAGGATATTACGCTGGTCCTCCTGACGTGAGGCTTCTTGTATATGATTACATGCCTAATGGAAACCTCGCAACTCTTCTCCAAGAGGCGTCTCATCAGGACGGCCATGTACTCAATTGGCCAATGCGACACCTAATTGCACTCGGCATTGCACGCGGCCTGGCTTTCCTCCACTCTCTCTCGATGGTACACGGCGATATCAAGCCACAAAACGTTCTATTCGATGCTGATTTTGAAGCCCATATATCCGAATTCGGGCTGGACAGGCTGACAATTTCGACACCGGCTGAAGGAGCATCATCTTCGTCGACCCCAGTTGGTTCATTGGGCTATGTTTCCCCCGAAGCTGCATTAACAGGTCGGGCAACCAAAGAAGCCGACGTATACAGTTTTGGAATCGTTCTGTTGGAGATTTTGACAGGGAGGAAACCGGTGATGTTTACTCAAGACGAGGATATAGTCAAATGGGTGAAGAAACAATTACAGAGAGGTCAAATCTCGGAACTACTTGAACCGGGTTTGCTCGAAATTGACCCTGAGTCAACGGAGTGGGAAGAGTTCTTGTTGGGAGTCAAAGTTGGTCTTCTTTGCACTGCTCCTGATCCACTTGACAGACCATCCATGGCAGACATTGTGTTCATGCTCGAAGGTTGCCGTGTCGGAGCAGAAATCCCATCTTCGGCCGATCCCACGTCACTCCCCTCCCCGGCAtga
- the LOC133032412 gene encoding secreted RxLR effector protein 161-like → MDMVDYFNLALEQMYVKTAFLNADMYEDVYITQPVVFEEHGRYFSDPGLSHWKVAKKVMCYLQGTKNHMLSYQQADTLYIVGFSDVDNVGCIDDKKSTSGYIFMMVGGVILWKSVKKTLTTSSIMEVEYMACYEATCQAISL, encoded by the exons ATGGATATGgttgattattttaatttggCACTTGAACAAATGTATGTGAAGACTGCCTTCTTAAATGCAGATATGTATGAAGATGTCTACATAACTCAACCTGTTGTTTTTGAGGAGCATG GTAGATACTTTAGTGATCCTGGACTTAGCCATTGGAAAGTAGCTAAGAAGGTCATGTGTTATCTTCAAGGTACCAAGAATCATATGTTGAGTTATCAGCAAGCTGACACTCTTTATATAGTTGGATTTAGTGATGTCGATAATGTAGGGTGCATAGATGATAAGAAATCCACATCAGGCTACATTTTTATGATGGTTGGAGGAGTTATTTTATGGAAAAGTGTCAAGAAAACACTCACAACATCCTCAATAATGGAGGTAGAGTATATGGCGTGCTATGAGGCTACTTGTCAAGCAATATCGCTGTGA
- the LOC133032681 gene encoding V-type proton ATPase 16 kDa proteolipid subunit: protein MSSTFSGDETAPFFGFLGAAAALVFSCMGAAYGTAKSGVGVASMGVMRPELVMKSIVPVVMAGVLGIYGLIIAVIISTGINPKAKSYYLFDGYAHLSSGLACGLAGLSAGMAIGIVGDAGVRANAQQPKLFVGMILILIFAEALALYGLIVGIILSSRAGQSRAE from the exons ATGTCCTCCACCTTCAGCGGTGATGAAACAGCTCCCTTCTTTGGCTTCCTCGGCGCCGCCGCTGCCCTCGTTTTCTCCT GTATGGGAGCTGCCTATGGAACCGCCAAGAGTGGTGTTGGAGTTGCATCGATGGGGGTTATGAGGCCGGAGCTGGTCATGAAGTCGATCGTCCCAGTGGTTATGGCGGGAGTTTTGGGTATTTACGGTCTCATCATAGCAGTTATTATCAGTACTGGTATTAATCCCAAGGCTAAATCCTATTATCTCTTTGATGGCTATGCCCATCTCTCTTCTGGTCTCGCTTGTGGCCTTGCTGGCCTCTCTGCTGGTATGGCTATTGGAATTGTCGGTGATGCTGGCGTTAG GGCTAATGCACAACAGCCAAAACTTTTCGTTGGTATGATTCTAATTCTCATTTTTGCTGAAGCCCTTGCTCTATATGGTCTCATTGTTGGTATCATCCTCTCATCTCGAGCGGGTCAGTCAAGAGCTGAATAA